DNA from Cupriavidus necator N-1:
TCAGGTCGGCGATCTGGCGCAGCTCGTCGAGCTGGTAGTCAGGGAAATCGACATGGTGGGCAACGCGCGAGGACATGCCCGGGTTGGACTCGAAGAAGCGGTCCATGCGGTCCTTGTAGCCGGCCAGGATCACCACCAGGTCGTCGCGGTTGTTCTCCATCACCTGCAGCAGGATCTCGATGGCCTCCTGGCCGTAGTCGCGCTCGTTCTCCGGGCGGTAGAGGTAGTAGGCCTCGTCGATGAAGAGCACCCCGCCCATGGCCTTCTTCAGGATCTCCTTGGTCTTGGGTGCGGTGTGGCCGATGTACTGGCCGACCAGGTCGTCGCGGGTCACCGCCACCAGGTGGCCACGGCGCACGTAGCCCAGCTGGTGCAGGATCTGCGCCATGCGCATGGCCACGGTGGTCTTGCCGGTGCCGGGATTGCCGGTGAAGCACATATGCAGGCTGGGCGCACCGGCGCTGAAGCCGCGCGCGGCGCGCAGCTTGTCCACCAGCAGCAAGGCGGCGATATCGCGGATACGCGCTTTCACCGGCTTCAGTCCGATCAGCTCGCGGTCAAGCTGGGCCAGCAGCTCGGTGATGCCCGAGCTGGCCAGCGACTCGGCCAGCGATCCGGCCGGAGCGGCTGGCGGCTGCAGCGGTGCGGTCGTTTCAGGTGCGGACATGGCAGGCTCCGTGAGGATCATTCGAGCATCCGGCTCGAAGATTCGAGGCGCAGCTCCCCCCGGTGCGCGGCCTTGC
Protein-coding regions in this window:
- the cbbX gene encoding CbbX protein translates to MSAPETTAPLQPPAAPAGSLAESLASSGITELLAQLDRELIGLKPVKARIRDIAALLLVDKLRAARGFSAGAPSLHMCFTGNPGTGKTTVAMRMAQILHQLGYVRRGHLVAVTRDDLVGQYIGHTAPKTKEILKKAMGGVLFIDEAYYLYRPENERDYGQEAIEILLQVMENNRDDLVVILAGYKDRMDRFFESNPGMSSRVAHHVDFPDYQLDELRQIADLMLAEMQYRFDDQSRAVFADYLARRMAQPHFANARSVRNALDRARLRHASRLLDDAGTVVDDRTLTTITASDLLASRVFSKAGPDAQAPAKE